One Bradysia coprophila strain Holo2 unplaced genomic scaffold, BU_Bcop_v1 contig_476, whole genome shotgun sequence genomic region harbors:
- the LOC119082765 gene encoding ninein isoform X3 yields the protein MEISTDPYEQKLYHMFKSHDVDAKGSLDKDALSKLCKTLELKEREPLLIAALVKNNGNNRVTFKKFKEELLNLLGTEDTAPSTPSSDEDTLVSGQQSPSREVSPKFIVGGKKYGRRSRPQSASFDSQSDSDNEYLTQTDQHNSKTMKSLKVQRSSSHSDIHGSKRRRPLTGTKLKRCASLPAQKPKKDERAQLQTQLESSVESLGNLDFENLSQMLFNVWSDFGQSTDNYLNQTQLEIVCERVGLQKVGKKVAGEVFEKLGLDPNNRIGYHEFIALLHSDSDATAFDPSPNVTVTDTSSVGTLNDSSGYDLHAHSDKWSAESTAVPCTVIIDMWETAGISDPKALLQSLGFTAEEIHISQLSMAIDDDLQGDEGTNSQSTPLLKASLALHKAEVNALQQAFKQLAAENRKLHTNNRDANRQAALLAQEVDERHAQIENSSKTKIFQLEQRHAEIVRDLTAKLANDREHWTNLTSKLEMRIKSLEQEETKHRNDFVTLKKSNSALETEQISLQNQIADLLEMNIKLNNEIVDVEERQRNDDTNKSEEHSVQMIELMDKMSDLQVENTNLRDKIDELSTELEDRCLEITKLKSKKMSARAESTAIEEFSDLECSSNSATKRRGDSPSKAKISEESPRLGKLRKCADDAEPDSEGSGDWIALNSELNRVPTKRTSSATTTSGFSQEFSSLSDCKDEEIKQLKAKVAELESALKMSSEHTSEESEITKLKSRNQELESSLELMNKEFENLEDYWQGKLGEERQLYEEEQRISDEKFNELLKKMSEYEEQFPSQPEKDGRLSPIEEKCQLELQYAELEAETEEIKDLARQMLDEKSKEISDLQKKLKELHQRIGESFTPPPHNTDHLNTDVDSPASSPINYLWQQSTIQAPARDYHNPNWNAKSVHPIQCSSSADEIERKAISPIQRPVTPGSRNADNHKDNVSDASSVHSFTTHSIASTHSVHKSLPEAIASSSPQDLREDIKRLQIIELQLKEAVQNLYQQRETLIMELQQLQEAKPVLEKAYARSSHPSLMQRIQQLEMKNRHLQQCLKQQQLYTETLMNQSWHQQRNEITELCQRIEAQNNLIAEQSHRLTNADLLVKDLYVENSQLTAALQRLEQQRNRNSLILQHGITGIPGMP from the exons AGACACAGCACCATCCACACCGTCGTCGGACGAAGATACACTGGTTAGTGGTCAACAGTCGCCATCCCGTGAAGTATCACCGAAATTCATTGTTGGTGGCAAAAAGTACGGTCGACGATCGCGTCCGCAAAGTGCATCATTTGATTCGCAGTCGGATTCGGACAACGAATATTTGACGCAAACCGATCAACACAATTCGAAAACAATGAAGTCACTAAAG gtACAGCGGTCATCGTCACACAGTGATATTCATGGCAGCAAAAGACGTCGTCCATTGACTGGAACAAAACTGAAACGATGTGCTTCATTACCAGCTCAGAAACCAAAAAAAGATGAGAGGGCACAGCTTCAGACACAGCTTGAGAGTAGCGTTGAATCACTAG gaaatttagatttcgaaaatttgtcacAAATGTTGTTTAACGTTTGGAGTGATTTTGGTCAGAGCACGGACAATTATCTGAATCAGACCCAGTTAGAAATTGTTTGCGAACGAGTTGGACTGCAAAAAGTTGGTAAAAAGGTTGCCGGCGAAGTGTTTGAAAAGCTCGGACTCGATCCCAACAATCGTATCGGCTATCATGAATTCATTGCACTGTTGCATAGTGATTCCGATGCGACCGCATTCGATCCGAGTCCGAATGTAACTGTCACCGATACGAGTAGTGTTGGCACACTAAACGACTCGTCTGGTTATGACTTGCATGCCCATTCAG ATAAATGGTCTGCCGAATCAACAGCTGTTCCATGTACTGTAATAATTGATATGTGGGAAACAGCTGGTATATCCGATCCGAAAGCTTTGCTTCAATCGTTAGGATTCACGGCTGAAGAGATACACATCTCCCAGTTATCGATGGCCATAGACGATGACTTACAGGGAGATGAGGGTACCAACTCACAATCAACGCCATTACTGAAG GCATCACTGGCATTACACAAAGCTGAGGTGAATGCGTTGCAGCAAGCATTTAAACAACTGGCAGCAGAGAATCGAAAACTTCACACAAACAATAGAGACGCTAACCGACAGGCGGCATTGTTGGCGCAAGAGGTGGATGAAAGACATGCCCAGattgaaaattcatcgaaaacgAAGATCTTTCAACTGGAACAACGTCATGCGGAAATCGTTCGAGACTTGACGGCAAAATTAGCCAACGATCGTGAACATTGGACGAATCTAACGTCAAAGCTGGAAATGCGCATCAAAAGTCTGGAACAGGAAGAGACGAAACATCGCAACGACTTTGTAACGTTGAAGAAATCGAACAGTGCCTTAGAAACCGAACAAATATCCTTGCAAAATCAAATTGCCGACTTGCTGGAGATGAACATCAAATTGAATAATGAAATTGTCGACGTGGAGGAGCGACAGCGTAACGATGACACGAACAAAAGTGAAGAGCACAGTGTGCAAATGATTGAATTGATGGATAAAATGTCGGATCTTCAAGtggaaaatacaaatttgCGAGATAAAATCGACGAATTGTCGACGGAACTGGAGGATCGCTGCCTGGAAATAACTAAATTGAAGTCGAAAAAGATGTCGGCAAGGGCCGAGTCGACAGCAATCGAAGAATTCAGCGACTTAGAATGTTCCTCGAATTCAGCCACCAAACGAAGAGGCGACTCACCGAGTAAAGCGAAAATATCGGAAGAAAGTCCCCGGCTGGGAAAGTTGCGAAAATGTGCCGATGATGCTGAACCAGATTCGGAAGGAAGTGGTGATTGGATTGCGTTGAATTCAGAACTGAACAGAGTTCCAACTAAGCGAACATCTTCTGCAACCACTACGTCGGGATTCTCTCAAGAGTTTTCCAGTTTGAGCGACTGCAAAGATGAGGAAATCAAACAGTTGAAGGCTAAGGTTGCCGAATTAGAGTCCGCTTTGAAAATGTCATCCGAACACACTAGTGAGGAGAGTGAGATAACCAAACTGAAAAGTCGAAATCAAGAACTGGAATCCAGTTTGGAGCTTATGAACAAAGAATTCGAGAACTTGGAAGACTATTGGCAAGGGAAATTGGGAGAGGAGAGACAGTTATATGAGGAGGAACAACGGATCAGCGATGAAAAGTTCAATGAACTGCTGAAGAAAATGTCCGAATACGAAGAACAGTTCCCATCACAGCCAGAAAAAGACGGTCGCCTATCACcaatcgaagaaaaatgtcAACTCGAATTGCAGTACgctgaattggaagcagaaaCCGAAGAAATCAAGGATTTGGCTCGCCAGATGTTGGATGAAAAGTCGAAAGAAATCTCCGATCTACAAAAGAAGCTCAAGGAGCTGCATCAACGCATCGGCGAAAGTTTCACTCCACCACCCCACAATACAGATCATCTCAACACTGATGTTGATAGTCCGGCAAGTTCGCCGATAAATTACCTGTGGCAACAAAGCACCATCCAAGCGCCGGCACGAGATTATCACAATCCCAATTGGAATGCAAAGTCAGTTCATCCAATCCAATGTTCATCGTCCGCCGATGAAATTGAGCGTAAAGCAATTTCGCCAATTCAGAGACCGGTAACTCCTGGAAGCCGGAACGCTGATAATCACAAAGACAACGTTTCAGACGCTTCGTCTGTCCATAGCTTCACCACGCACAGCATTGCATCAACTCATAGCGT ACACAAATCGTTACCGGAAGCAATTGCGAGCTCTAGTCCTCAAGATTTACGTGAAGACATCAAACGTCTTCAGATTATCGAACTGCAGCTGAAAGAGGCCGTTCAAAATCTGTACCAGCAACGGGAAACTTTGATCATGGAACTGCAACAGCTGCAAGAAGCCAAACCGGTGCTGGAGAAAGCCTATGCT CGTTCGTCCCATCCAAGTTTGATGCAGAGAATCCAGCAATTGGAAATGAAGAATCGTCACTTGCAACAGTGTTTGAAACAACAGCAGCTTTACACAGAGACACTTATGAATC AATCATGGCACCAGCAGCGCAACGAAATCACCGAACTATGTCAGCGAATCGAAgctcaaaataatttgatcgCTGAACAGTCGCATCGGCTTACCAATGCCGATCTGCTCGTAAAGGATTTGTATGTGGAAAATTCGCAACTGACTGCGGCCCTACAACGACTGGAGCAGCAAAGAAATCGCAACAGTCTTATACTACAGCATGGGATTACCGGGATTCCTGGTATGCCGTGA
- the LOC119082765 gene encoding ninein isoform X2: MEISTDPYEQKLYHMFKSHDVDAKGSLDKDALSKLCKTLELKEREPLLIAALVKNNGNNRVTFKKFKEELLNLLGTDTDTAPSTPSSDEDTLVSGQQSPSREVSPKFIVGGKKYGRRSRPQSASFDSQSDSDNEYLTQTDQHNSKTMKSLKVQRSSSHSDIHGSKRRRPLTGTKLKRCASLPAQKPKKDERAQLQTQLESSVESLGNLDFENLSQMLFNVWSDFGQSTDNYLNQTQLEIVCERVGLQKVGKKVAGEVFEKLGLDPNNRIGYHEFIALLHSDSDATAFDPSPNVTVTDTSSVGTLNDSSGYDLHAHSDKWSAESTAVPCTVIIDMWETAGISDPKALLQSLGFTAEEIHISQLSMAIDDDLQGDEGTNSQSTPLLKASLALHKAEVNALQQAFKQLAAENRKLHTNNRDANRQAALLAQEVDERHAQIENSSKTKIFQLEQRHAEIVRDLTAKLANDREHWTNLTSKLEMRIKSLEQEETKHRNDFVTLKKSNSALETEQISLQNQIADLLEMNIKLNNEIVDVEERQRNDDTNKSEEHSVQMIELMDKMSDLQVENTNLRDKIDELSTELEDRCLEITKLKSKKMSARAESTAIEEFSDLECSSNSATKRRGDSPSKAKISEESPRLGKLRKCADDAEPDSEGSGDWIALNSELNRVPTKRTSSATTTSGFSQEFSSLSDCKDEEIKQLKAKVAELESALKMSSEHTSEESEITKLKSRNQELESSLELMNKEFENLEDYWQGKLGEERQLYEEEQRISDEKFNELLKKMSEYEEQFPSQPEKDGRLSPIEEKCQLELQYAELEAETEEIKDLARQMLDEKSKEISDLQKKLKELHQRIGESFTPPPHNTDHLNTDVDSPASSPINYLWQQSTIQAPARDYHNPNWNAKSVHPIQCSSSADEIERKAISPIQRPVTPGSRNADNHKDNVSDASSVHSFTTHSIASTHSVHKSLPEAIASSSPQDLREDIKRLQIIELQLKEAVQNLYQQRETLIMELQQLQEAKPVLEKAYARSSHPSLMQRIQQLEMKNRHLQQCLKQQQLYTETLMNQSWHQQRNEITELCQRIEAQNNLIAEQSHRLTNADLLVKDLYVENSQLTAALQRLEQQRNRNSLILQHGITGIPGMP; encoded by the exons GGACACAGACACAGCACCATCCACACCGTCGTCGGACGAAGATACACTGGTTAGTGGTCAACAGTCGCCATCCCGTGAAGTATCACCGAAATTCATTGTTGGTGGCAAAAAGTACGGTCGACGATCGCGTCCGCAAAGTGCATCATTTGATTCGCAGTCGGATTCGGACAACGAATATTTGACGCAAACCGATCAACACAATTCGAAAACAATGAAGTCACTAAAG gtACAGCGGTCATCGTCACACAGTGATATTCATGGCAGCAAAAGACGTCGTCCATTGACTGGAACAAAACTGAAACGATGTGCTTCATTACCAGCTCAGAAACCAAAAAAAGATGAGAGGGCACAGCTTCAGACACAGCTTGAGAGTAGCGTTGAATCACTAG gaaatttagatttcgaaaatttgtcacAAATGTTGTTTAACGTTTGGAGTGATTTTGGTCAGAGCACGGACAATTATCTGAATCAGACCCAGTTAGAAATTGTTTGCGAACGAGTTGGACTGCAAAAAGTTGGTAAAAAGGTTGCCGGCGAAGTGTTTGAAAAGCTCGGACTCGATCCCAACAATCGTATCGGCTATCATGAATTCATTGCACTGTTGCATAGTGATTCCGATGCGACCGCATTCGATCCGAGTCCGAATGTAACTGTCACCGATACGAGTAGTGTTGGCACACTAAACGACTCGTCTGGTTATGACTTGCATGCCCATTCAG ATAAATGGTCTGCCGAATCAACAGCTGTTCCATGTACTGTAATAATTGATATGTGGGAAACAGCTGGTATATCCGATCCGAAAGCTTTGCTTCAATCGTTAGGATTCACGGCTGAAGAGATACACATCTCCCAGTTATCGATGGCCATAGACGATGACTTACAGGGAGATGAGGGTACCAACTCACAATCAACGCCATTACTGAAG GCATCACTGGCATTACACAAAGCTGAGGTGAATGCGTTGCAGCAAGCATTTAAACAACTGGCAGCAGAGAATCGAAAACTTCACACAAACAATAGAGACGCTAACCGACAGGCGGCATTGTTGGCGCAAGAGGTGGATGAAAGACATGCCCAGattgaaaattcatcgaaaacgAAGATCTTTCAACTGGAACAACGTCATGCGGAAATCGTTCGAGACTTGACGGCAAAATTAGCCAACGATCGTGAACATTGGACGAATCTAACGTCAAAGCTGGAAATGCGCATCAAAAGTCTGGAACAGGAAGAGACGAAACATCGCAACGACTTTGTAACGTTGAAGAAATCGAACAGTGCCTTAGAAACCGAACAAATATCCTTGCAAAATCAAATTGCCGACTTGCTGGAGATGAACATCAAATTGAATAATGAAATTGTCGACGTGGAGGAGCGACAGCGTAACGATGACACGAACAAAAGTGAAGAGCACAGTGTGCAAATGATTGAATTGATGGATAAAATGTCGGATCTTCAAGtggaaaatacaaatttgCGAGATAAAATCGACGAATTGTCGACGGAACTGGAGGATCGCTGCCTGGAAATAACTAAATTGAAGTCGAAAAAGATGTCGGCAAGGGCCGAGTCGACAGCAATCGAAGAATTCAGCGACTTAGAATGTTCCTCGAATTCAGCCACCAAACGAAGAGGCGACTCACCGAGTAAAGCGAAAATATCGGAAGAAAGTCCCCGGCTGGGAAAGTTGCGAAAATGTGCCGATGATGCTGAACCAGATTCGGAAGGAAGTGGTGATTGGATTGCGTTGAATTCAGAACTGAACAGAGTTCCAACTAAGCGAACATCTTCTGCAACCACTACGTCGGGATTCTCTCAAGAGTTTTCCAGTTTGAGCGACTGCAAAGATGAGGAAATCAAACAGTTGAAGGCTAAGGTTGCCGAATTAGAGTCCGCTTTGAAAATGTCATCCGAACACACTAGTGAGGAGAGTGAGATAACCAAACTGAAAAGTCGAAATCAAGAACTGGAATCCAGTTTGGAGCTTATGAACAAAGAATTCGAGAACTTGGAAGACTATTGGCAAGGGAAATTGGGAGAGGAGAGACAGTTATATGAGGAGGAACAACGGATCAGCGATGAAAAGTTCAATGAACTGCTGAAGAAAATGTCCGAATACGAAGAACAGTTCCCATCACAGCCAGAAAAAGACGGTCGCCTATCACcaatcgaagaaaaatgtcAACTCGAATTGCAGTACgctgaattggaagcagaaaCCGAAGAAATCAAGGATTTGGCTCGCCAGATGTTGGATGAAAAGTCGAAAGAAATCTCCGATCTACAAAAGAAGCTCAAGGAGCTGCATCAACGCATCGGCGAAAGTTTCACTCCACCACCCCACAATACAGATCATCTCAACACTGATGTTGATAGTCCGGCAAGTTCGCCGATAAATTACCTGTGGCAACAAAGCACCATCCAAGCGCCGGCACGAGATTATCACAATCCCAATTGGAATGCAAAGTCAGTTCATCCAATCCAATGTTCATCGTCCGCCGATGAAATTGAGCGTAAAGCAATTTCGCCAATTCAGAGACCGGTAACTCCTGGAAGCCGGAACGCTGATAATCACAAAGACAACGTTTCAGACGCTTCGTCTGTCCATAGCTTCACCACGCACAGCATTGCATCAACTCATAGCGT ACACAAATCGTTACCGGAAGCAATTGCGAGCTCTAGTCCTCAAGATTTACGTGAAGACATCAAACGTCTTCAGATTATCGAACTGCAGCTGAAAGAGGCCGTTCAAAATCTGTACCAGCAACGGGAAACTTTGATCATGGAACTGCAACAGCTGCAAGAAGCCAAACCGGTGCTGGAGAAAGCCTATGCT CGTTCGTCCCATCCAAGTTTGATGCAGAGAATCCAGCAATTGGAAATGAAGAATCGTCACTTGCAACAGTGTTTGAAACAACAGCAGCTTTACACAGAGACACTTATGAATC AATCATGGCACCAGCAGCGCAACGAAATCACCGAACTATGTCAGCGAATCGAAgctcaaaataatttgatcgCTGAACAGTCGCATCGGCTTACCAATGCCGATCTGCTCGTAAAGGATTTGTATGTGGAAAATTCGCAACTGACTGCGGCCCTACAACGACTGGAGCAGCAAAGAAATCGCAACAGTCTTATACTACAGCATGGGATTACCGGGATTCCTGGTATGCCGTGA
- the LOC119082765 gene encoding ninein isoform X1, which translates to MEISTDPYEQKLYHMFKSHDVDAKGSLDKDALSKLCKTLELKEREPLLIAALVKNNGNNRVTFKKFKEELLNLLGTEGDDTAPSTPSSDEDTLVSGQQSPSREVSPKFIVGGKKYGRRSRPQSASFDSQSDSDNEYLTQTDQHNSKTMKSLKVQRSSSHSDIHGSKRRRPLTGTKLKRCASLPAQKPKKDERAQLQTQLESSVESLGNLDFENLSQMLFNVWSDFGQSTDNYLNQTQLEIVCERVGLQKVGKKVAGEVFEKLGLDPNNRIGYHEFIALLHSDSDATAFDPSPNVTVTDTSSVGTLNDSSGYDLHAHSDKWSAESTAVPCTVIIDMWETAGISDPKALLQSLGFTAEEIHISQLSMAIDDDLQGDEGTNSQSTPLLKASLALHKAEVNALQQAFKQLAAENRKLHTNNRDANRQAALLAQEVDERHAQIENSSKTKIFQLEQRHAEIVRDLTAKLANDREHWTNLTSKLEMRIKSLEQEETKHRNDFVTLKKSNSALETEQISLQNQIADLLEMNIKLNNEIVDVEERQRNDDTNKSEEHSVQMIELMDKMSDLQVENTNLRDKIDELSTELEDRCLEITKLKSKKMSARAESTAIEEFSDLECSSNSATKRRGDSPSKAKISEESPRLGKLRKCADDAEPDSEGSGDWIALNSELNRVPTKRTSSATTTSGFSQEFSSLSDCKDEEIKQLKAKVAELESALKMSSEHTSEESEITKLKSRNQELESSLELMNKEFENLEDYWQGKLGEERQLYEEEQRISDEKFNELLKKMSEYEEQFPSQPEKDGRLSPIEEKCQLELQYAELEAETEEIKDLARQMLDEKSKEISDLQKKLKELHQRIGESFTPPPHNTDHLNTDVDSPASSPINYLWQQSTIQAPARDYHNPNWNAKSVHPIQCSSSADEIERKAISPIQRPVTPGSRNADNHKDNVSDASSVHSFTTHSIASTHSVHKSLPEAIASSSPQDLREDIKRLQIIELQLKEAVQNLYQQRETLIMELQQLQEAKPVLEKAYARSSHPSLMQRIQQLEMKNRHLQQCLKQQQLYTETLMNQSWHQQRNEITELCQRIEAQNNLIAEQSHRLTNADLLVKDLYVENSQLTAALQRLEQQRNRNSLILQHGITGIPGMP; encoded by the exons ACACAGCACCATCCACACCGTCGTCGGACGAAGATACACTGGTTAGTGGTCAACAGTCGCCATCCCGTGAAGTATCACCGAAATTCATTGTTGGTGGCAAAAAGTACGGTCGACGATCGCGTCCGCAAAGTGCATCATTTGATTCGCAGTCGGATTCGGACAACGAATATTTGACGCAAACCGATCAACACAATTCGAAAACAATGAAGTCACTAAAG gtACAGCGGTCATCGTCACACAGTGATATTCATGGCAGCAAAAGACGTCGTCCATTGACTGGAACAAAACTGAAACGATGTGCTTCATTACCAGCTCAGAAACCAAAAAAAGATGAGAGGGCACAGCTTCAGACACAGCTTGAGAGTAGCGTTGAATCACTAG gaaatttagatttcgaaaatttgtcacAAATGTTGTTTAACGTTTGGAGTGATTTTGGTCAGAGCACGGACAATTATCTGAATCAGACCCAGTTAGAAATTGTTTGCGAACGAGTTGGACTGCAAAAAGTTGGTAAAAAGGTTGCCGGCGAAGTGTTTGAAAAGCTCGGACTCGATCCCAACAATCGTATCGGCTATCATGAATTCATTGCACTGTTGCATAGTGATTCCGATGCGACCGCATTCGATCCGAGTCCGAATGTAACTGTCACCGATACGAGTAGTGTTGGCACACTAAACGACTCGTCTGGTTATGACTTGCATGCCCATTCAG ATAAATGGTCTGCCGAATCAACAGCTGTTCCATGTACTGTAATAATTGATATGTGGGAAACAGCTGGTATATCCGATCCGAAAGCTTTGCTTCAATCGTTAGGATTCACGGCTGAAGAGATACACATCTCCCAGTTATCGATGGCCATAGACGATGACTTACAGGGAGATGAGGGTACCAACTCACAATCAACGCCATTACTGAAG GCATCACTGGCATTACACAAAGCTGAGGTGAATGCGTTGCAGCAAGCATTTAAACAACTGGCAGCAGAGAATCGAAAACTTCACACAAACAATAGAGACGCTAACCGACAGGCGGCATTGTTGGCGCAAGAGGTGGATGAAAGACATGCCCAGattgaaaattcatcgaaaacgAAGATCTTTCAACTGGAACAACGTCATGCGGAAATCGTTCGAGACTTGACGGCAAAATTAGCCAACGATCGTGAACATTGGACGAATCTAACGTCAAAGCTGGAAATGCGCATCAAAAGTCTGGAACAGGAAGAGACGAAACATCGCAACGACTTTGTAACGTTGAAGAAATCGAACAGTGCCTTAGAAACCGAACAAATATCCTTGCAAAATCAAATTGCCGACTTGCTGGAGATGAACATCAAATTGAATAATGAAATTGTCGACGTGGAGGAGCGACAGCGTAACGATGACACGAACAAAAGTGAAGAGCACAGTGTGCAAATGATTGAATTGATGGATAAAATGTCGGATCTTCAAGtggaaaatacaaatttgCGAGATAAAATCGACGAATTGTCGACGGAACTGGAGGATCGCTGCCTGGAAATAACTAAATTGAAGTCGAAAAAGATGTCGGCAAGGGCCGAGTCGACAGCAATCGAAGAATTCAGCGACTTAGAATGTTCCTCGAATTCAGCCACCAAACGAAGAGGCGACTCACCGAGTAAAGCGAAAATATCGGAAGAAAGTCCCCGGCTGGGAAAGTTGCGAAAATGTGCCGATGATGCTGAACCAGATTCGGAAGGAAGTGGTGATTGGATTGCGTTGAATTCAGAACTGAACAGAGTTCCAACTAAGCGAACATCTTCTGCAACCACTACGTCGGGATTCTCTCAAGAGTTTTCCAGTTTGAGCGACTGCAAAGATGAGGAAATCAAACAGTTGAAGGCTAAGGTTGCCGAATTAGAGTCCGCTTTGAAAATGTCATCCGAACACACTAGTGAGGAGAGTGAGATAACCAAACTGAAAAGTCGAAATCAAGAACTGGAATCCAGTTTGGAGCTTATGAACAAAGAATTCGAGAACTTGGAAGACTATTGGCAAGGGAAATTGGGAGAGGAGAGACAGTTATATGAGGAGGAACAACGGATCAGCGATGAAAAGTTCAATGAACTGCTGAAGAAAATGTCCGAATACGAAGAACAGTTCCCATCACAGCCAGAAAAAGACGGTCGCCTATCACcaatcgaagaaaaatgtcAACTCGAATTGCAGTACgctgaattggaagcagaaaCCGAAGAAATCAAGGATTTGGCTCGCCAGATGTTGGATGAAAAGTCGAAAGAAATCTCCGATCTACAAAAGAAGCTCAAGGAGCTGCATCAACGCATCGGCGAAAGTTTCACTCCACCACCCCACAATACAGATCATCTCAACACTGATGTTGATAGTCCGGCAAGTTCGCCGATAAATTACCTGTGGCAACAAAGCACCATCCAAGCGCCGGCACGAGATTATCACAATCCCAATTGGAATGCAAAGTCAGTTCATCCAATCCAATGTTCATCGTCCGCCGATGAAATTGAGCGTAAAGCAATTTCGCCAATTCAGAGACCGGTAACTCCTGGAAGCCGGAACGCTGATAATCACAAAGACAACGTTTCAGACGCTTCGTCTGTCCATAGCTTCACCACGCACAGCATTGCATCAACTCATAGCGT ACACAAATCGTTACCGGAAGCAATTGCGAGCTCTAGTCCTCAAGATTTACGTGAAGACATCAAACGTCTTCAGATTATCGAACTGCAGCTGAAAGAGGCCGTTCAAAATCTGTACCAGCAACGGGAAACTTTGATCATGGAACTGCAACAGCTGCAAGAAGCCAAACCGGTGCTGGAGAAAGCCTATGCT CGTTCGTCCCATCCAAGTTTGATGCAGAGAATCCAGCAATTGGAAATGAAGAATCGTCACTTGCAACAGTGTTTGAAACAACAGCAGCTTTACACAGAGACACTTATGAATC AATCATGGCACCAGCAGCGCAACGAAATCACCGAACTATGTCAGCGAATCGAAgctcaaaataatttgatcgCTGAACAGTCGCATCGGCTTACCAATGCCGATCTGCTCGTAAAGGATTTGTATGTGGAAAATTCGCAACTGACTGCGGCCCTACAACGACTGGAGCAGCAAAGAAATCGCAACAGTCTTATACTACAGCATGGGATTACCGGGATTCCTGGTATGCCGTGA